A part of Proteiniborus sp. DW1 genomic DNA contains:
- a CDS encoding CAP domain-containing protein produces the protein MKRNLKRVKVVSTLAALLVLSNINIANAASYRIVTTNNQNCTWTTNKTYTFRFSSYLKNNGNVIKVPAKGDVVNTEKPVQNETPKTEAPKTETPKTEAPKQEETKTEAPVDQPSNSTEIGSVSAIEQEVVRLVNVERQKNGLNALELDAELSKVAREKSKDMATKGYFSHTSPTYGSPFDMMKKFGIKYSSAGENIAMGQPTAEAVVKAWMNSEGHRANILNKNFTKIGVGYYKASNGSPYWTQMFIRP, from the coding sequence ATGAAAAGAAATTTAAAAAGAGTAAAAGTAGTATCAACTTTAGCAGCATTACTTGTATTATCAAATATTAATATAGCTAACGCTGCAAGCTATAGAATCGTCACAACAAATAATCAAAATTGCACATGGACAACAAACAAGACATATACATTTAGATTTAGCAGCTACCTTAAGAATAATGGTAATGTAATTAAGGTACCAGCTAAAGGGGATGTTGTGAATACAGAGAAACCTGTACAAAATGAGACACCTAAGACAGAAGCTCCAAAAACAGAGACACCAAAAACAGAAGCACCAAAGCAAGAAGAAACAAAAACTGAAGCACCAGTAGACCAACCAAGTAACAGCACAGAAATAGGTAGTGTTAGTGCAATTGAACAGGAAGTAGTCAGATTAGTAAATGTCGAAAGACAAAAGAATGGCCTAAATGCACTTGAATTAGATGCAGAATTATCAAAAGTTGCACGTGAAAAATCAAAAGACATGGCAACTAAAGGATACTTTAGTCATACATCACCAACTTATGGAAGTCCTTTTGATATGATGAAGAAATTTGGTATTAAATATTCTTCAGCAGGGGAAAATATAGCTATGGGACAACCTACAGCAGAAGCTGTAGTAAAAGCTTGGATGAATTCTGAAGGTCATAGAGCAAATATTTTAAATAAGAACTTCACAAAAATTGGAGTTGGATACTATAAGGCTAGCAACGGAAGTCCATATTGGACACAAATGTTCATTAGACCTTAA